Proteins encoded within one genomic window of Vanrija pseudolonga chromosome 3, complete sequence:
- the pdcA gene encoding Pyruvate decarboxylase, translated as MPDTTMEFAKYIVERLKQTGVKQIFGVPGDYNLEFLDYIENDSVLNWVGNANELNAAYAADGYARIKGGLAVLVTTFGVGELSALNGVAGSLSERLPVLHIVGAPSTRMQRSHALLHHTLNTPSSFTAFSDMSKQLSCSMALLNQVSPDTPNAFVDVFDETLRQCLTQCRPAYVELPMDAVRAIVSSRGLQVPLPEPHAAPSLDALRQLTPPGTPSPINRLYKEFGYFEPKPDVVTEHVVKLIAKLYENAKRPIVLVDACAARFGMGPIIRHLVEACGIRFFTTPMGKAILDEHHPLYGGCYAGRNSLAPVREEVEASDFVLYVGSLKSDFNSGSFSVHIDDAHAVKLHSYTTQVGYAQFPTTDIRHVLPQLVGALEAVKSARSPTVGESLEEKMKQGRVATLVDRPEGKDIVHKWLWPRVGSWFHDNDIIITETGTSSFGLLPVPLPSHATYSAQVLWGSIGWSVGATLGAALAAEEEEDKRRTILFVGDGSLQLTVQEIGTMVRRGLHPYLFVLNNDGYEIERQIHGRTAEYNNIQLYDHQLLLPFLAGKNPATPFESHVVRTQDELHRLLLDEKFNIPDRIRLIELVMPKGDAPETLIFQARLTAEANNGGH; from the exons ATGCCCGACACCACGATGGAGTTTGCAAAGTACATTGTCGAGCGGCTCAAGCAGACCGGCGTCAAGCAg ATCTTTGGCGTGCCAGGCGACTACAACCTCGAGTTCCTCGACTACATTGAGAACGACAGCGTGCTCAACTGGGTCGGCAATGCCAACGAGCTCAACGCG GCCTATGCTGCAGACGGCTATGCGCGCATCAAGGGCGGCCTTGCGGTACTCGTGACGACattcggcgtcggcgagctctcGGCGCTCAA CGGTGTCGCCGGCTCGCTGTCCGAGCGCCTCCCGGTCCTCCATATCGTCGgtgcgccgagcacgcgcatGCAG cgctcccacgccctcctccaccacacGCTCaacacgccgtcgtcgttcaCGGCGTTCAGCGACATGTCCAAGCAGCTCTCGTGCTCGATGGCCCTGCTCAACCAGGTGTCGCCCGACACGCCCAACGCGTTTGTCGACGTGTTCGACGAGACGCTGCGCCAGTGCCTGACCCAGTGCCGCCCCGCGTATGTCGAGCTGCCGATGGACGCTGTGCGCGCCATTGTGTCTTCGCGCGGCCTCCAGGTGCCCCTA CCCGAGCctcacgccgcgccctcgcttGACGCCCTCCgccagctcacgccccccGGCACGCCCTCCCCCATCAACAGGCTCTACAAGGAGTTTGGCTACTTTGAGCCCAAGCCGGACGTCGTGACTGAGCACGTCGTCAAGCTCATCGCCAAACTCTACGAGAATGCCAAGCGCCCcatcgtgctcgtcgacgcgtgtGCCGCGCGCTTCGGCATGGGCCCAATCATTAGACATCTCGTCGAGGCGTGTGGCATTCGCTTCTTCACCA CACCCATGGGCAAGGcgatcctcgacgagcaccaccCGCTCTATGGTGGATGCTACGCCGGCCGcaactcgctcgcgccggtccgtgaggaggtcgaggcgtcCGACTTTGTGCTTTACGTCGGCTCGCTCAAGTCCGACTTCAACTCGGGCTCGTTCAGCGTGCACAttgacgacgcgcacgccgtcaaGCTCCACAGCTACACCACGCAGGTGGGCTACGCGCAGTTCCCAACCACCGACATCCGCCATGTCCTCCCGCAGCTTgttggcgcgctcgaggccgtcaagagcgcccgctcgcccaccGTCGGCGAGAGCCTCGAGGAGAAGATGAAGCAGGGCCGCGTGGCTACGCTTGTCGACCGCCCAGAGGGCAAGGACATTGTGCACAAGTGGCTCTGGCCCCGTGTTGGATCGTGGTTCCACGACAACG acatcatcatcaccgaGACCGGCACTTCCTCGTTCGGTCTCCTCCCTGTCCCTCTGCCATCCCACGCGACCTACAGCGCTCAGGTGCTCTGGGGCTCGATTGGCTGGAGTGTTGGCGCGACGCTCggtgccgccctcgccgccgaggaggaggaggacaagcgCCGCACCATCCTCtttgtcggcgacggctcgCTGCAGCTG ACGGTGCAGGAGATTGGCACCATGGTTCGCCGCGGGCTCCACCCTTACCTCTTCGTGCTCAACAACGACGGGTACGAGATTGAGCGCCAGA tCCACGGCCGCACGGCCGAGTACAACAACATCCAGCTGTACGACCACCAGCTCCTTctccccttcctcgccggcaaGAACCCCGCCACGCCGTTCGAGTCGCACGTCGTCCGCACCCAGGACGAGCTCCaccgtctcctcctcgacgagaagTTCAACATCCCCGACCGTATCCGTctcatcgagctcgtcatGCCCAAGGGCGACGCCCCAGAGACGCTCATCTTCCAGGCCCGTCTCACGGCCGAGGCAAACAACGGCGGCCATTAG
- the mug16 gene encoding Protein GMH1 — MAPLLPTASPGPALSFEDASPRRGGLPLVLRRLTKFKSMDFELAFWQLTYLVVAPRRVYKQTYHHKQTKNVWARDDPAMLILIAACLVVTGGAWALLYKTSTAGAIALVLRMVFRDFILGSLLVAVVFWLIANRLLLAPGGSYGVTENRVEFTYAFDVAVNSFFPAFLTTYVALLPLAPLVVRDNWICLLLGNTLFLIAGLQYIYTSYLGYQALPFVARSEIILAALLPLFGGYLLSLIGFNIARTALELYFGQPWKSDGSTPIHI, encoded by the exons ATGGCGCCCTTGCTGCCTACGGCGAGCCCCGGCCCAGCGCTGAGCTTTGAGGACGCGTcgccccggcgcggcgggctgcCGCTCGTGCTGCGCCGGCTAACAAAGTTCAAGAGCATG GACTTTGAGCTCGCGTTCTGGCAGCTCACgtacctcgtcgtcgcgccgcgcagggTATACAAGCAGACATATCACCA CAAGCAGACCAAGAATGTCTGGGCACGCGACGACCCCGCCATGCTCATCCTCATCGCGGCGTGTCTCGTCGtcacgggcggcgcgtgggcgcTCCTGTACAAGACGAGCACGGCAGGCGCGATCGCGCTGGTCCTGCGCATGGTCTTCC GCGACTTTATCCTCGGATCCCTCCTCGTGGCCGTCGTGTTCTGGCTCATCGCcaaccgcctcctcctcgccccggGCGGATCGTACGGCGTCACAGAGAACCGCGTAGAGTTCACGTACGCGTTCGACGTGGCTGTCAACTCGTTCTTCCCGGCATTCTTGACGACGTACGTCGCGCTCCTTCCCCTTGCGCCGCTCGTCGTTCGGGATAACTGGATCTGCCTGCTCCTGGGAAA CACCCTCTTCCTCATCGCAGGCCTCCAGTACATCTACACCAGCTACCTCGGCTACCAGGCCCTTCCGTTCGTCGCTCGCAGCGAGATCATCCTCGCAGCCCTTCTGCCCCTCTTTGGCGGCTACCTCCTCAGTCTCATCGGCTTCAACATTGCACGCACCGCACTCGAGCTCTACTTTGGCCAGCCATGGAAGAGCGACGGCTCGACCCCCATCCACATCTAG
- the Rpt6 gene encoding 26S proteasome regulatory subunit 8: MSVATKAPVQLAGGGLKTYYRNKIEAAEHEITKKTQNLRRLEAQRNALNTRVRLLREELQVLQEPGSYVGEVIKVMGKKKVLVKVQPEGKYVVDFSPDIPISSLTPNLRVALRADSYLLHSILPNKVDPLVSLMMVEKVPDSTYEMVGGLDKQIKEIKEVIELPVKHPELFESLGIAQPKGVLLYGPPGTGKTLLARAVAHHTDCRFIRVSGSELVQKYIGEGSRMVRELFVMAREHAPSIIFMDEIDSIGSSRGGEGGGGGDSEVQRTMMELLNQLDGFEPSKNIKVIMATNRIDILDSALLRPGRIDRKIEFPPPNPEARITILKIHSRKMSLQRGINFRSLAEKMGNCSGAEVRGICTEAGMYALRERRQYVGQEDFEMAVAKVLKRNAEGNTSVNKLFS; the protein is encoded by the exons ATGTCAGTGGCTACAAAGGCTCCAGTCCAgctcgctggcggcggatTGAAG ACCTACTACCGTAACAAgatcgaggccgccgagcacgagatCACCAAGAAGACTCAGAACCTGCGGCGActcgaggcgcagcgcaATGCGCTCAACACACGAG TCCGTctcctgcgcgaggagctccaGGTGCTCCAGGAGCCTGGAAGctacgtcggcgaggtcatcAAGGTCatgggcaagaagaaggtgCTCGTCAAGGTCCAGCCCGAGGGCAAATACGTTGTCGACTTTTCTCCCGACATTCCCATCTCGTCCCTTACCCCCAACCTCCGAGTAGCTCTCCGCGCCGACTCGTACCTGCTCCACTCGATCCTTCCCAACAAGGTCGACCCGCTCGTCTCGCTCATGATGGTCGAGAAGGTCCCCGACTCGACGTACGAGATGGTCGGTGGTCTTGACAAGCAGATCAAGGAGATTAAGGAGGTCATCGAGCTGCCCGTCAAGCACCCGGAACTGTTCGAGTCTCTCGGTATCGCCCAGCCCAAGGGTGTGCTGCTCTACGGTCCCCCCGGTACCGGCaagacgctgctcgcgcgtgccgtcgcACACCACACCGACTGTCGCTTCATCCGTGTCTCGGGTTCCGAGCTCGTGCAGAAGTACATTGGTGAGGGTTCGCGTATGGTGCGTGAGCTCTTCGTCATGGCGCGTGAGCACGCTCCGTCCATCATCTTCATGGACGAGATCGACTCTATCGGTTCGTCGCGTGGCGGTgagggtggcggtggcggagaCTCGGAGGTGCAGCGTACCATGATGGAGCTTCTCAACCAGCTCGACGGTTTCGAGCCATCCAAGAACATCAAG GTCATCATGGCTACCAACCGTATCGACATTCTCGACTCTGCCCTGTTGCGACCTGGACGTATCGACCGTAAGATCGAGTTCCCTCCACCCAACCCCGAGGCTCGTATCACGATTCTCAAGATCCACTCGCGCAAGATGTCGCTGCAGCGTGGTATCAACTTCCGTtcgctcgccgagaagaTGGGCAACTGCTCTGGTGCCGAGGTGCGCGGTATCTGCACCGAGGCCGGCATGTACGCGCTCCGAGAAAGGCGACAGTATGTCGGCCAGGAGGACTTCGAGATGGCTGTTGCCAAGGTCCTCAAGCgcaacgccgagggcaaCACGAGTGTCAACAAGCTCTTCAGCTAG